TGTCATGCCAGCGTCCTTCCAGGCCACATACACACCAGTGGAGTCTGCAGGAACAGATGCCCAAATCAAACACTTGGCCAGAATGATGGCCACTCAGATGACAGCAGCGGGAGTTGGACCaggttagagggagagggagaaggaactaGAACAATGAAATAAAGATAGCTAAATGACTGAGCACAATGGGCCACCCAATTCACAGAGTTCAAAGATGGAAATGTTGATTTTAATTTCTGAAAATCTGTTCTCCAAATTCTTAATTCTAATAAAATCTTCTCCAATCTATCCCTTAGGACTGGAGCAGTGCAAAGCACGAGATGAGAAAGCTGGAAAGGAGGAGGGCATGGATGAAGGCATAGGGGAGTCCTCCAAAGACCTGCTCATCAAGCGTAAAGTACCAGTTATGGGTCAAGCCATCTCTGTGGTTGGAGGAGGCTATGGAGATAAGAGCCAAACTGAAACGGGGGAAGCCCCCCAGGTCAAGAGGCTGCCtgagcccatcctcccctccacacagATCAAGTGAGTCTGAAGCAGTACAACTATCACACATAAAAGCAAACCCAGTACCCTGCCATTTAACCATTCTGACTGTTTCATTTGTggctttttatttgatttttttttttagaacacCTGGGACAAGTGGGAAGAGGAAAGTGTTCAGATTAGCTGATGTGATCCAGCCTTTGACAGACACCCAGCTTGAAAAGTTGACCAACATGGCTGTCAAGCGCATCCTGCACTCAGAAAAAGCTATAGCACAGAGTGGGATGGCCCATGTGAGTGTTTCAAAACATATTTCCTCTCCAGTAGAGAAATAATAAAAGGCCTCAGTTTCCATAGTAACTAACATCTATAGGAAGAGACAAACATCTTATTTGAGTCTATGATGTAGACATATGTCATATTTGATTGGTCTCGTACACATTTTGCGGATTTTATCGTGGGTGTAtcaaaatgcttatgttcctagctccaaccgtgcagcaatatctaacaatacatGCAAATCCCCCAAATAAAAATGAAAACAATCTAGAAATATTAGAACGTATGGTACTACAGTGAGATTAAACACAAGATCACATACTTATGTGTATGATATCTGAAGCaaggttttacatttttttttttttttatcaatgcCCCAGAAAATTATCTTGGTCTCTTATTTTGAGTACATAATCTGGTTTTGAATAAGTGGTGAACTGGCTGGAGGTAAAGTACAGTATAATTAGTTGTACTGCTTCAAATGAAGAAATCTAGAAATATTAGAACGAGTGATATgagtccggaatataaatatatatttactcTTCCTGGCAGGTGCGCGTCAAGCTGCTGTCCAGACTTGTGACTCAGTTTGAGGGGATGATGAAGGATGATGTGCTGGAGTTCATTCTGGAGGACATTAGGACCAGGAGCGACctggccttctctcttctctaccagGAGTATAACACATACCTCAGTCAGCAGCCCACTGGCTTGTTGGACAGCTACGACCACTGCCTCTTCACTCTACTGTCCGGCCTGCAGGAGAAGCCCGAGCAGAGGGATGGGTGAGGACAGTTATGTTGTTCTTCTCTGGACACCAGCTAAAGGGCTCCGCAGTCAAATAGCAATTATCTAATCCACTTTCCTATCCATTTCTATCCCTTCTCCTAGGCTTTTCACAAAGATTGTGCTGGAGGCTCCGTTAATTACAGAGTCTGCTTTGGAAGTAATACGACGGTACTGTGAAGATGAGGTAATGACATTTGATTGTCTTTAAACTTGAGCAAATAATTCAAATGACGTACCGGCTCTGTCATCATGCCACTAGTGATTTCCTTTCTGGTTGAATGCGTTTCAGTCGCGGGTGTACCTCGGCATGACTACTTTAAAAGAGCTGATTGTAAAACGGCCCTCAAGGCAGTTCCAGTATCTCCATGTGCTTCTGGATCTCAGCTCACATGAAAAGGAGAAGGTAACATAGTAAAATGAACAAAACTGAGTCTCTGTTGCTGCTTGCTTGTGTTTTTCTTTCGTTAACTGTTTTCTGTCCAGGTGCGCTCCAATGCCCTGTCCTTCATAAAGCGGATGTATGAGAAAGACCAGCTGAGGGACTATATTGAGAAGTTTGCCCTGAACTACATGCAGCTCCTCGTACACCCTAACCCTCCGTCGTTACTTTTTGGGGCTGACAAGGATACAGGTTTGACTTCCAGTTTAACTTTTATACACACACGgcaatgtctctctcttccccactgaCCTAACAATTGTTTGTCCCTTTCACTCCCACAGAGGTGGCCTCCCCCTGGACAGAGGACACAGTGAGGCAGTGCCTGTACCTCTACCTGTCCCTTCTGCCTCTCAACCACCGCCTGGTTCATGAGCTGGCCTCTGTCTACACTGAAGCCATTGCTGACATCAAGCGCAGTGTGCTTCGAGTGATAGAGCAGCCAGTAAGCCCCTTCTTCTTACCCACTCTTTTAGTTTTTGTCTAATTCCTTTCACTCTCCCTGCACCAGTCTTTGGTCCTCTCTGCCGTTTGGCTTGCTTGTCTACCAGTGTGTGTTCGTGAGTTTTCTCCCTGCCCAATAGATCCGTGGAATGGGGATGAAGTCTCCACAGCTTCTGCTGTTGGTTGAAAACTGTCCTAAAGGAGCAGAGACTCTGGTCACTCGCTGCCTGCACATTCTCACTGATAAAGGTAAAGTGTAGTTCACTCCACTGCCCAGCTTATTCGCAGATGGTCTGTGTGCTTGGCAAAAGGGAGATGAGACGGGAATGTCAGCTTCTACATGGACTCTTGTCTTTCCTTAGTGCCTCCGTCACCAGAGTtggtggagagagtgagggatctGTATCACAAACGAGTGCCCGACGTTCGTTTCCTAATCCCTGTCATCAACGGCCTGGAAAAGGTAAGTTCCTCAAAAAAACAATGGTGTCATTTACAAAGTGCTACAATAGGGAGATAACTGTGACATTAAAACAACAGGATCAGTGTTcatttgatcaaatcaaattgtattggtcacttGTGCCGAGTACAACGTGTGGActttgcagtgaaatgcttccttacaagcccgttccaacaatgcagaattAAAAAGTAAGACTCGTATTTGCTAAATAAAAAAGGAAACCGTAACAatggaaacaataacaaagctatatacaaggagtaccagtacctcgtcaatgtgcagaggtacgagatCGAGGTAACACAGTATGTACATatgggtaggggtaaaagtgactggGCAATCAGGATATATCATAAACAGagttctctctgtttctgtggaCAGAAAGAGGTGACCCAGGCTCTTCCCAAGCTTATCAAGCTCAACCCCATTGTGGTGAAGGAAGTCTTCAACCGTCTCCTGGGCACCCAGCATAGTAAGATCCCATCACATCTTCCAGTGATTGTATGTCACAAGTGTGAATGACGTGTAATAACACTTGTCATCTCTCGTTACTAGGCGAGGGTAGTTCCTCAATGTCTCCTCTCACCCCTGGCGAGCTTCTCATTTCTTTACACAATGTTGACTCAACAAAGTGTGACATGAAGTCCATCATAAAAGGTAAGTTGTCTTCTACCTGACAACCATTCAGTTTTGTTTTCTCTGGTACACTATTACACATTGTCACCAGTGATATTTTTctgttggaacatttctgagtTGATCAGTGTGTTATTTGTGTGTCCATGTCTGCAGCCACCAACCTGTGTTTTGGGGAGAAGAATGTGTACACGTCAGAGGTCCTGGCTGTGGTAATGCAGCAGCTGATGGAGCAGAGTCCTCTCCCCATTCTGCTGATGAGAACAGTTATCCAGTCCCTCAGCATGTACCCCCGCCTGGGAGGCTTCGTTATGAACATCCTGTCCCGACTCATTGTCAAGCAGGTCAGTAAACTAGGAGTTTTTCTCCTACACTGAGCATTCAGTTGCTCAGCACTCAACATTTAGACACAGACTTGATTTGACGGCTTTGCTGTTTAAGAACACAGGATGCCGGTAACCTGCTATATGTtattatacactaccgttcaaaagtttggggtgacTTCAGAATTTCCTTGTTTTTGCAAGAAAAGCAAAAataattgtccattaaaataacatcaattgatcagcatttgtgggttcgattacaggctcaaaatggacagaaacaaataatattcttctgaaactcgtcagtctattcttgttctgagaaatgaaggctattccatgcgagaaattgccaagaactgaagatcttgtacaacactGAGTACTACTTCCTCCACAGAACATCGCAAACTGGgtcaaaccagaatagaaagaggagtgggaggccccggtgcccaattgagcaaaaggacaagtacattagtgtctagttttagaaacagatgcctcacaagtcctcaactggcagcttcattaaatagtacctgcaaaacaccaatctcaacgtcaacagtgaagaggcgactctgggatgctggccttctaggcagagttcctctgtccagtgcctgtgttcttttgcccatcgtAATCTtattttttattggccagtctgagatatggcttttgcTTTGCAACTcttcctagaaggccagcatcccggagtcgcctctaaactgttgacattgagactgatgttttgtgggtactatttaatgaagctgccagttgaagacttgaggcatctgtttcttaaactagacactctactgtacttgTCCTtttactcagttgtgcaccagggcctcccactctttctattctggttagagcccatTTGCCCTGTTCtgagaagggagtagtacacagcgttgtatgagatcttcagtttcttgccaatttctcacatagaatagccttcatttctcagaccaagaatagactgacgagtttcagaagaaaaatCTGTGTTTCTGGCCCTTTTGagtctgtaatcaaacccacaaatgctgatgctccagatactcaactagaaTAAAGAAagacagttgtattgcttctttaatcaggacaacagttttcagctgtgctaacataaaagggttttgtaatgatcaattagccttttaaaattataaacttggattagctaacacaatgtgccattggaacacaggagtgatggttgctgataatgggcctctgtatgcctatgtagatattccattaaaaatctgccgtttgtagctacaatagtcatttacttAATTAACCATGTCGacactatttctgatcaatttgatgttattttaatggacaaaaaattagcttttctttcaaaaacaagaacatttctaagtgaccccaaactttggtCACTTAGAAGTGTttttatgtccattaaaataacatataattggtcagaaatacagtggacattgttaatgttgtaaatgactatgctatatatttagatttgtttaacactttttggttactacattattccacatgtgtgatttcatagttttaatgtcttcactattattctaccatatagaaaatagtaaaaataaagagaaccccttgaatgagcaggtgtgtccaaacttctgactgctaatgtatatacatatgtgtctctgtttgttgtgCAGGTGTGGAAGTATCCTAAGGTGTGGGAGGGCTTTGTGAAGTGCTGCCAGAGGACCAAGCCGCAGTCCTACAGCGTGCTGCTGCAGCTCCCACCAGCCCAGCTTACCAGTGTGTTTGAGCGCTGCCCGGAGATGAGGGAACCTCTTCTACAGCACGTCCACTCTTTCACCCCCCAccaggtagctagctaacgttatctcTTTATTTTAGTGGGAGATATTTTAAGCTCATACCAATGAAATGCACCAGTGTAAGAAAGTCTATTGTTTATCAAACTGATCCAGCTCCCTATTTATCAGTCTCTCATAACAAAACCTTCCCTGGTTGTTGTTACAGCAAGCCCACATTCCCGCCTCCATCATGACAGTCCTGGAGGCCAACAGCAAGCAGCCAGAACCAGAGGCCATGCAGCCTGTAGTATTGGAGAGACAGGTAATGGGCACAGAAACAGGATGGCTATGTGTCTGTCACTAACGATTGTCATGTCTAAACTCTTGTCTTTTACTTTATTTGATTCTCTATACCACCCTTCTTTCACTACATACAGGTTGAGACACCCATTGCAACCATCGCAGCCAATGTAACCATTACACCCGTTGCAACCTTCACACCTGTTGCAACCCCTCCAGTACGGGCAGAACCTATTCCAGTACGGGCAGAACCTATTCCAGTACCGCTGAGAGATCCAGAGCCAGCTCTCCAGCAGCATCTGCCAAGTaaaaaagaggaagaggagcccatggaggaaggagagacggCCCCCGCTTGTCAAGAGGAAACTGCAGACACCACTTTACAGGTAAGTCGAGACTATTGTCATCCTTTTGTCGCCATTACAGAAGTTGGTTGTATTTATGTGGAATGTTTTGAAAAGGTGTAGATTGACACAACTGGTGTCTTGCAACTGACAACCAGCAGAATAATCTACAGTCACTGAGCTTCCCCTCAAAATAGCACGTATAAAAGCCATGCTGAAATATTATTACATATAgatagatagtgtgtgtgtataatataacTCTAATCAATGATGTTTTCTACCAGGTGGATTTGCCAGTAGTGGAAGAAAACCCCACTCCGGATCCTATAGAGACCGTGGAGGAACCAATGGAGGAGGCACCTACTGAACCTTCAGATGTCACTGACCAATTAAAGGATGTCACCGAAGAAGGTACCACAGAACCTGAGACTGGCACAGGAGATGCAGAATGATGTTCCATCTAAGGAGAAGTCATAAAGTAGACTATAATGAACCATTGTTTTGACTTCACCTCTGTGTTTGTACTGGCTCTTACCTGTATGACCATCTTGAACATACACATTCTTGGTCATCCAAAAATATCTATGTTATGTGTCCTTAGTTTTGTATTTGTCGAAATTGCGAAATGCACTGCGGAACTCTAGTCAGGAAAAAGATTTACTACAATTTATTTTACTTTTGAAAGTCCTTAATagaaaatgtatttgtcatgAAAATAAAAGATTTGTGTTTATTTGTTCCATGTCTTTTTATTGTGCCCTAATTATACAAACTAGGTATAGCATGTGTATTGATCAACTCTCTGTCAAAGGTGGTCAGTGAATTCAACCTTTATTTCATGCTTCGATTGAGACAACCTGCAGCAAGATCCTGCATGTCATTACATTTTTAAAGACTGTTAGTTAGGAGTGGAGGATATGCTGCGACTGGTGGACATTCTATGCATGAAGTACCACAGCAACAGTATTGTTTACCCTAGAAACAGGCCGCTGGTAACGTGGACTTTCTGGTAAGGAACTTGAATAGCAACTTTCAAAAGCTATCTGTATAATTGGCCTTTTTAATGTTTTGGAAAAGTTTTGATTTTGACGCATGATAAACAACCTAAACTTAACCGCGACACTGTGGCGTACTGGGTGTTAGCGAGTTTTCACAACAGGACCGTTTTCTGTTGTGTTGTTGGGAACGAAAGAAATATGGAGTCAGAGGGAGCACCACTGAACAATCAAAGGGAGCAGACATCGATCTGCTTCAAGGCCTTTATGCTAAAAAATAGTACAAAAAGTAACCTCAACCTGTGAGTATTTGTATGATTGCCAGGGTGGATGGGTGATGCTAGCGTGTAAGTAAAGTATGACACTTCTCCAACCTTTCCAGCTATGACCATTTtgcacgggtactgaccaaggTGATGGATGAGCGCCCAGAAAATGTGGTTGACGTAATTGAAGACATGAGCCATGAGGTGAAGCGGGGATTGCTGCTGGACGAGCAGAGCACATTGAGAG
This region of Oncorhynchus masou masou isolate Uvic2021 chromosome 8, UVic_Omas_1.1, whole genome shotgun sequence genomic DNA includes:
- the sympk gene encoding symplekin isoform X1, with translation MNNKGSNKKMASNNGEAGGVRTSVASQFFNEDEDTAIVDMTTSEKVVDLLNQAALIATDSKLTVLKQVQELIINKDPSLLDNFLDEIIAFQTDKSMEVRKFVIGFIEEACKRDNELLLKLIANLNMLLKDESVNVVKKAILTLTQLYKVALQWFVRSKTMSDMQEACWDMVTQMKEEVLAMLEVDNDGVRTHAIKFTESLIITLSPRTSDSDTPKRQEGDISLDKISKDHAYIRYDTLCGEGKSALEQLLKFMVHPAISSINLTTALGSLATLARQRPMFMSEVVQAYETLHANLPPTLAKSQVSSVRKNLKLHLMAVLKHPCSLEFQGQISTLLLDLGMSQNEITRHTPAPREPRKRPRHEPYTEGKKLKIEPALIEDDEDKEEPAPPSISKPSSVPVVQSAIDLTAEFLRPLLSPENVANLVLISMVYLPDVMPASFQATYTPVESAGTDAQIKHLARMMATQMTAAGVGPGLEQCKARDEKAGKEEGMDEGIGESSKDLLIKRKVPVMGQAISVVGGGYGDKSQTETGEAPQVKRLPEPILPSTQIKTPGTSGKRKVFRLADVIQPLTDTQLEKLTNMAVKRILHSEKAIAQSGMAHVRVKLLSRLVTQFEGMMKDDVLEFILEDIRTRSDLAFSLLYQEYNTYLSQQPTGLLDSYDHCLFTLLSGLQEKPEQRDGLFTKIVLEAPLITESALEVIRRYCEDESRVYLGMTTLKELIVKRPSRQFQYLHVLLDLSSHEKEKVRSNALSFIKRMYEKDQLRDYIEKFALNYMQLLVHPNPPSLLFGADKDTEVASPWTEDTVRQCLYLYLSLLPLNHRLVHELASVYTEAIADIKRSVLRVIEQPIRGMGMKSPQLLLLVENCPKGAETLVTRCLHILTDKVPPSPELVERVRDLYHKRVPDVRFLIPVINGLEKKEVTQALPKLIKLNPIVVKEVFNRLLGTQHSEGSSSMSPLTPGELLISLHNVDSTKCDMKSIIKATNLCFGEKNVYTSEVLAVVMQQLMEQSPLPILLMRTVIQSLSMYPRLGGFVMNILSRLIVKQVWKYPKVWEGFVKCCQRTKPQSYSVLLQLPPAQLTSVFERCPEMREPLLQHVHSFTPHQQAHIPASIMTVLEANSKQPEPEAMQPVVLERQVETPIATIAANVTITPVATFTPVATPPVRAEPIPVRAEPIPVPLRDPEPALQQHLPSKKEEEEPMEEGETAPACQEETADTTLQVDLPVVEENPTPDPIETVEEPMEEAPTEPSDVTDQLKDVTEEGTTEPETGTGDAE
- the sympk gene encoding symplekin isoform X2, giving the protein MNNKGSNKMASNNGEAGGVRTSVASQFFNEDEDTAIVDMTTSEKVVDLLNQAALIATDSKLTVLKQVQELIINKDPSLLDNFLDEIIAFQTDKSMEVRKFVIGFIEEACKRDNELLLKLIANLNMLLKDESVNVVKKAILTLTQLYKVALQWFVRSKTMSDMQEACWDMVTQMKEEVLAMLEVDNDGVRTHAIKFTESLIITLSPRTSDSDTPKRQEGDISLDKISKDHAYIRYDTLCGEGKSALEQLLKFMVHPAISSINLTTALGSLATLARQRPMFMSEVVQAYETLHANLPPTLAKSQVSSVRKNLKLHLMAVLKHPCSLEFQGQISTLLLDLGMSQNEITRHTPAPREPRKRPRHEPYTEGKKLKIEPALIEDDEDKEEPAPPSISKPSSVPVVQSAIDLTAEFLRPLLSPENVANLVLISMVYLPDVMPASFQATYTPVESAGTDAQIKHLARMMATQMTAAGVGPGLEQCKARDEKAGKEEGMDEGIGESSKDLLIKRKVPVMGQAISVVGGGYGDKSQTETGEAPQVKRLPEPILPSTQIKTPGTSGKRKVFRLADVIQPLTDTQLEKLTNMAVKRILHSEKAIAQSGMAHVRVKLLSRLVTQFEGMMKDDVLEFILEDIRTRSDLAFSLLYQEYNTYLSQQPTGLLDSYDHCLFTLLSGLQEKPEQRDGLFTKIVLEAPLITESALEVIRRYCEDESRVYLGMTTLKELIVKRPSRQFQYLHVLLDLSSHEKEKVRSNALSFIKRMYEKDQLRDYIEKFALNYMQLLVHPNPPSLLFGADKDTEVASPWTEDTVRQCLYLYLSLLPLNHRLVHELASVYTEAIADIKRSVLRVIEQPIRGMGMKSPQLLLLVENCPKGAETLVTRCLHILTDKVPPSPELVERVRDLYHKRVPDVRFLIPVINGLEKKEVTQALPKLIKLNPIVVKEVFNRLLGTQHSEGSSSMSPLTPGELLISLHNVDSTKCDMKSIIKATNLCFGEKNVYTSEVLAVVMQQLMEQSPLPILLMRTVIQSLSMYPRLGGFVMNILSRLIVKQVWKYPKVWEGFVKCCQRTKPQSYSVLLQLPPAQLTSVFERCPEMREPLLQHVHSFTPHQQAHIPASIMTVLEANSKQPEPEAMQPVVLERQVETPIATIAANVTITPVATFTPVATPPVRAEPIPVRAEPIPVPLRDPEPALQQHLPSKKEEEEPMEEGETAPACQEETADTTLQVDLPVVEENPTPDPIETVEEPMEEAPTEPSDVTDQLKDVTEEGTTEPETGTGDAE
- the sympk gene encoding symplekin isoform X3, which gives rise to MEVRKFVIGFIEEACKRDNELLLKLIANLNMLLKDESVNVVKKAILTLTQLYKVALQWFVRSKTMSDMQEACWDMVTQMKEEVLAMLEVDNDGVRTHAIKFTESLIITLSPRTSDSDTPKRQEGDISLDKISKDHAYIRYDTLCGEGKSALEQLLKFMVHPAISSINLTTALGSLATLARQRPMFMSEVVQAYETLHANLPPTLAKSQVSSVRKNLKLHLMAVLKHPCSLEFQGQISTLLLDLGMSQNEITRHTPAPREPRKRPRHEPYTEGKKLKIEPALIEDDEDKEEPAPPSISKPSSVPVVQSAIDLTAEFLRPLLSPENVANLVLISMVYLPDVMPASFQATYTPVESAGTDAQIKHLARMMATQMTAAGVGPGLEQCKARDEKAGKEEGMDEGIGESSKDLLIKRKVPVMGQAISVVGGGYGDKSQTETGEAPQVKRLPEPILPSTQIKTPGTSGKRKVFRLADVIQPLTDTQLEKLTNMAVKRILHSEKAIAQSGMAHVRVKLLSRLVTQFEGMMKDDVLEFILEDIRTRSDLAFSLLYQEYNTYLSQQPTGLLDSYDHCLFTLLSGLQEKPEQRDGLFTKIVLEAPLITESALEVIRRYCEDESRVYLGMTTLKELIVKRPSRQFQYLHVLLDLSSHEKEKVRSNALSFIKRMYEKDQLRDYIEKFALNYMQLLVHPNPPSLLFGADKDTEVASPWTEDTVRQCLYLYLSLLPLNHRLVHELASVYTEAIADIKRSVLRVIEQPIRGMGMKSPQLLLLVENCPKGAETLVTRCLHILTDKVPPSPELVERVRDLYHKRVPDVRFLIPVINGLEKKEVTQALPKLIKLNPIVVKEVFNRLLGTQHSEGSSSMSPLTPGELLISLHNVDSTKCDMKSIIKATNLCFGEKNVYTSEVLAVVMQQLMEQSPLPILLMRTVIQSLSMYPRLGGFVMNILSRLIVKQVWKYPKVWEGFVKCCQRTKPQSYSVLLQLPPAQLTSVFERCPEMREPLLQHVHSFTPHQQAHIPASIMTVLEANSKQPEPEAMQPVVLERQVETPIATIAANVTITPVATFTPVATPPVRAEPIPVRAEPIPVPLRDPEPALQQHLPSKKEEEEPMEEGETAPACQEETADTTLQVDLPVVEENPTPDPIETVEEPMEEAPTEPSDVTDQLKDVTEEGTTEPETGTGDAE